The DNA sequence TCCGTCGGCGAAATCTCCGCCTGCACGCAACGCAGCCAATCCCGCGTCAACCGCAGGCGAGTCGGTGACCACGGCGTCGATGGCCGCGATCGCCTCGATGGCGGCGGCTATGTCGCCGGTGCCATAGCCGTACCCGCGCTGCAGTACCCATGCGAACTCACAGAAGACCGGTACGGGTACGGCGATGACTGTCGCCCGCAGAAGCAGAGCCTGAGCCGTCGCGGCTTGGCCAGCGTCGTCCCTAACGACAGCCCGCAGGAGCACGTTGGTGTCCGCAGTGATCTTCACTCCTTGCCCGCCCATCCCGAGGCGGCAATCTCTTTCATCCCCTCGACGGAGAGCGACGTCTGCGGTTTTGCGAGCATGC is a window from the Gemmatimonadota bacterium genome containing:
- a CDS encoding type II toxin-antitoxin system VapC family toxin; this translates as MKITADTNVLLRAVVRDDAGQAATAQALLLRATVIAVPVPVFCEFAWVLQRGYGYGTGDIAAAIEAIAAIDAVVTDSPAVDAGLAALRAGGDFADGTIAAQGERLGGTVFASFDRGAVAWLQRHGTNAADPSELTA